Sequence from the Candidatus Dormiibacterota bacterium genome:
TCGAGGTGGACGAGGACGCCTCGGCCTACCACGCCAGCCACATCCCGGGGGCGGTCGGCCTCGACTGGCGGAAGGACCTCCAGGACGGCACCCGCCGCACCTTCGTCTCCCGCGAGGGATTCGAGCAGCTGCTCGACCGCACCGGCATCACCAACGACACCCACGTGGTCCTCTACGGAGGCTCCAACAACTGGTTCGCCGCCTACGCGTACTGGTACTTCCAGATCTACGGCCACGGGCGGGTCAGCCTGATGGACGGCGGCCGCAAGCGCTGGGAGCTGCAGCACCGGCCGCTGACCTCCGAGCCGACCAGGGTCACCCCGACGCGCGGCTACCGCGCCCAGGGGGCCGACGGCAGCATCCGCGCCCGGCGCGAGCTGGTGCTCGACCAGTACGTCGGCGCCGCCGGCGGCCGCGCCCTCGTGGACGTGCGCTCGCCCGAGGAGTTCCGCGGCGAGAGGCTCGCCCCCGAGCACCTGCCCGGCGAGTCGGCGCAGGTTCCCGGTCACATCCCCGGGGCGGTGAACATCCCCTGGGCGAAGGCGGTGAACCCCGACACCGGTGCCTTCCTGCCGGCCGACGAGCTGCGCCGGCTGTACGCCGCGGAGGGCGTCACCGCAGACAAGCAGGTGGTCGCCTACTGCCGCATCGGCGAGCGCAGCGCCCACACCTGGTTCGTGCTCCACGAGATCCTCGGCTTCGCCGAGGTCCGCAACTACGACGGCTCCTGGACAGAGTACGGCTCGCTCATCGACGTCCCCGTCGAGAGGAGCGTCGCCGTCGCCGGCCGGGCGTAGGTCCGTGCCGTGGGTGGCGGCGCCGCGGAGGCGTCGCCACCCACCCCGGCTGCGGCGCCTAGCCCTGCTCGACGGTCACCGGGATGCGCCGCGGCTGCGCCTTGGGCGCGGTCGGGACGCGCACG
This genomic interval carries:
- a CDS encoding sulfurtransferase, translating into MSNRTPALVTTEWVAERLGDPGIRIVEVDEDASAYHASHIPGAVGLDWRKDLQDGTRRTFVSREGFEQLLDRTGITNDTHVVLYGGSNNWFAAYAYWYFQIYGHGRVSLMDGGRKRWELQHRPLTSEPTRVTPTRGYRAQGADGSIRARRELVLDQYVGAAGGRALVDVRSPEEFRGERLAPEHLPGESAQVPGHIPGAVNIPWAKAVNPDTGAFLPADELRRLYAAEGVTADKQVVAYCRIGERSAHTWFVLHEILGFAEVRNYDGSWTEYGSLIDVPVERSVAVAGRA